A region of Acidisarcina sp. DNA encodes the following proteins:
- a CDS encoding dihydrodipicolinate synthase family protein — translation MLLEGIFPALTTPFYPDGQIYLRKLEQNVARYSLTSVAGFVVLGSTGEAVMLSDEESREVLHTARQATAAEKVLLAGVGRESVAETLRLAEFAAKEQYDAVLVRTPNFYEPLMPEAAMLNYYRLIADRSPLPVVIYSIPKFTHYDIPVSLVAELANHPNIIGIKDSSGSVERVRAVVSATSEVRKRTVTVTPIFEAVTARMLAVGEEVSGSFVSAEQLGQGSTVLAAAPPRARMATRTREVGFQVLSGAAETTLESLQAGSSGAVLAMGACAPQSCQEIYTAWKDRDPVLALGKQERLSVASGRVAGTLGIAGVKYACELNGYYGGRPRLPLLPLTAAEKAEVEVLMADMRS, via the coding sequence ATGCTGCTAGAAGGCATTTTCCCCGCGCTTACCACGCCGTTTTATCCTGACGGCCAGATTTACCTTCGCAAACTCGAACAGAACGTGGCGCGCTACTCGCTCACCTCGGTGGCGGGGTTCGTCGTTCTGGGCTCTACCGGGGAAGCGGTGATGCTCAGCGACGAAGAGTCGCGTGAGGTGCTGCATACGGCACGCCAGGCCACCGCCGCTGAAAAGGTATTGCTGGCTGGGGTAGGGCGCGAGAGCGTCGCAGAGACACTTCGTCTGGCGGAGTTTGCCGCAAAGGAGCAATACGATGCGGTGCTGGTACGGACTCCCAACTTCTATGAGCCGCTGATGCCGGAAGCAGCGATGCTGAATTATTACCGCCTGATTGCGGATCGCTCTCCACTTCCGGTGGTGATCTACAGCATTCCCAAATTTACCCATTACGACATTCCGGTATCGTTGGTCGCGGAACTGGCGAATCATCCGAACATCATCGGGATCAAGGATTCCAGCGGAAGCGTGGAGCGCGTTCGTGCAGTCGTTTCCGCCACGAGCGAAGTGCGCAAGCGCACCGTGACGGTGACGCCGATTTTTGAGGCGGTAACGGCGCGGATGCTGGCGGTAGGCGAGGAAGTCAGCGGCAGCTTTGTCTCGGCAGAGCAGCTTGGCCAGGGATCGACAGTGCTTGCGGCGGCGCCGCCCCGAGCGCGCATGGCCACCCGCACCCGCGAAGTGGGTTTCCAGGTGCTGTCGGGTGCCGCGGAGACGACCTTGGAGTCTCTGCAGGCGGGCTCCAGCGGCGCGGTTCTGGCCATGGGAGCTTGCGCTCCTCAGTCCTGCCAGGAGATTTACACCGCGTGGAAGGACCGCGATCCGGTCCTGGCGCTTGGCAAGCAGGAACGGCTGTCCGTCGCCTCTGGACGTGTGGCGGGCACGCTGGGCATTGCCGGGGTGAAATATGCCTGCGAACTGAAT